One segment of Pseudanabaena sp. FACHB-2040 DNA contains the following:
- a CDS encoding site-specific integrase — MSQPHPLDPQICQINARLKAARLGLQIERRGETLNLRGTLPPRPQSPRLKPYQQRIPLSLPATKVGLKQIEQEAKVVAARLIERTFNWQEYLPLAQGKPLVGVGLEEKIAAFKQYFLTFDQHRETLPASQITTWEKAYVPYLKKLVEVTQQHSRLSLTEAIYMTVQSTRPHSRSRQICCTALAAFADFCGLQLPTDLKQFWGAYGNSHTQRRQLPTDEEIVAWYSRIPNPAWRFVYGIMATYGLRNHEVFFCDYSRLQSEEAEAVVSVLETTKTGLHDVWPFYPEWVERFHLRFVNLPELQIDLNQTTLQRIGQQVSTQFRRYQIPFSPYDLRHAWAVRTIHFGLPDTVSARMMGHSVAIHNRTYHRWITLRDQQQAVTAALAQTQRSAPL, encoded by the coding sequence ATGAGCCAGCCCCACCCGCTCGATCCGCAAATCTGTCAGATTAATGCTCGCCTCAAAGCAGCCCGACTAGGTCTGCAAATTGAGCGTCGAGGCGAAACTTTAAACCTGCGAGGAACCCTGCCCCCCCGGCCCCAAAGTCCCCGGCTTAAGCCGTATCAACAGCGCATACCGCTAAGTCTGCCTGCCACCAAAGTTGGACTTAAGCAGATTGAGCAGGAGGCCAAAGTCGTTGCAGCTCGGCTGATTGAGCGAACTTTCAACTGGCAGGAATATCTGCCCTTAGCCCAAGGCAAACCCCTAGTGGGAGTTGGTTTAGAGGAAAAAATTGCAGCCTTTAAGCAATATTTCTTAACCTTTGATCAGCACCGAGAAACGCTGCCCGCTTCCCAAATCACTACTTGGGAAAAAGCCTATGTTCCCTATCTCAAAAAGCTGGTAGAGGTAACTCAACAACATTCTCGTCTGAGCTTGACAGAGGCTATCTACATGACGGTGCAGTCAACGCGGCCCCACTCTCGCAGCCGTCAGATCTGCTGTACTGCGCTGGCTGCTTTTGCAGACTTTTGCGGCCTCCAGCTGCCGACGGATCTCAAACAATTTTGGGGAGCCTACGGCAACAGCCACACTCAGCGGCGGCAGCTCCCAACGGATGAAGAGATCGTCGCCTGGTACAGCCGCATTCCCAATCCAGCCTGGCGGTTTGTTTACGGCATTATGGCCACCTATGGGCTTCGTAACCACGAAGTCTTCTTTTGTGACTACAGCCGCCTGCAAAGCGAAGAGGCAGAGGCGGTTGTGTCGGTGCTGGAGACCACCAAGACTGGGCTGCACGATGTCTGGCCCTTTTATCCTGAGTGGGTAGAGCGCTTTCATCTCAGGTTTGTTAATTTGCCTGAGCTGCAGATCGACCTCAATCAAACCACCCTGCAGCGGATTGGGCAGCAGGTTTCTACCCAGTTTCGCCGTTACCAGATTCCCTTTTCACCTTACGATTTGCGCCATGCCTGGGCCGTTCGCACCATTCATTTTGGCTTGCCCGACACCGTCTCAGCGCGCATGATGGGCCACTCGGTTGCCATTCACAATCGTACCTATCATCGCTGGATTACGCTGCGAGATCAGCAGCAGGCAGTTACCGCAGCCCTAGCTCAAACGCAGCGATCGGCCCCCCTATAG
- the hrcA gene encoding heat-inducible transcriptional repressor HrcA — MQPSLKLNLRQQQVLWATVRRYVATAEPVGSQALVQEYNLNVSPATVRNAMGFLEKSGLLFQPHTSAGRVPSDFGYRLYVDQLMSPTQSLGRQVDVLLAGELDWEGWSFEALLRGATQVLSSLSGYLALITVPQATTAQIRHLQLIQVDPGQILLVVLLDSLVTQSVVIRLPYSLQPPLEEEDTLGRELEILSNFLTRHLRGRHLSDVATLDWTDVDHEFRRYADTLQNAILELVRRTRIPAPTQLVISGLAEVLRQPEFSDTQQVQAIVQLLEEDQAQLWPLFFEPATVEDNRRVRVWIGSENPLEPMQGCALVASTYLKDAVPVGSVGILGPTRMVYENAVAVVEAAADYLSEALSQRGPGYAN, encoded by the coding sequence ATGCAGCCTTCCCTAAAGCTCAATCTTCGTCAACAGCAGGTTCTGTGGGCAACGGTGCGTCGCTATGTAGCAACCGCTGAGCCTGTAGGGTCTCAAGCCCTAGTCCAGGAGTACAACCTCAATGTCAGCCCCGCGACGGTCAGAAATGCGATGGGCTTTCTAGAAAAGTCGGGGCTGCTCTTTCAACCCCACACTTCTGCCGGTCGAGTTCCTTCTGACTTTGGCTACCGCCTATATGTAGATCAGCTGATGAGTCCGACCCAATCGCTGGGGCGGCAGGTTGATGTGCTGCTGGCGGGGGAGTTGGACTGGGAGGGGTGGAGCTTTGAGGCGTTGCTGCGAGGCGCTACTCAGGTCTTATCTAGCCTGAGCGGCTACTTAGCTCTAATTACGGTGCCTCAGGCCACAACTGCCCAAATTCGGCATCTGCAGCTCATTCAGGTAGATCCTGGCCAGATTTTGCTGGTGGTGCTGTTGGATTCTTTAGTAACTCAGTCTGTGGTGATTCGTCTGCCTTATAGTTTGCAGCCGCCGCTAGAGGAAGAAGATACCCTAGGCCGAGAACTGGAAATACTGTCTAACTTCTTGACTCGCCATCTGCGAGGACGACATCTCTCGGATGTGGCTACCCTCGACTGGACTGACGTGGATCATGAGTTTCGGCGCTACGCAGATACCCTGCAGAATGCCATTCTAGAGCTCGTCCGCCGGACCCGAATCCCTGCGCCGACTCAGCTGGTCATTAGCGGGCTAGCTGAGGTGCTGCGGCAGCCAGAGTTTTCAGATACTCAACAGGTGCAGGCAATTGTGCAGCTGTTAGAGGAAGATCAGGCCCAGCTTTGGCCGCTGTTTTTTGAGCCTGCAACGGTGGAAGACAACAGGCGAGTGCGGGTTTGGATTGGCTCAGAAAATCCGCTGGAGCCTATGCAGGGCTGCGCCTTGGTGGCTTCGACGTACTTGAAGGATGCGGTGCCTGTGGGGAGCGTAGGCATTTTAGGCCCCACCCGAATGGTCTATGAAAATGCGGTGGCGGTGGTAGAGGCGGCAGCAGACTACCTCTCGGAGGCTCTCAGTCAAAGAGGCCCAGGCTACGCTAACTGA
- a CDS encoding Crp/Fnr family transcriptional regulator, translating to MFSSSQPDSNARPFLTWQRITDWAQEHYRARTFNKDERIPARPGLLYLVQRGAVRLVGSAQLSASGKPGKGVQSRLALAPSEEAFLGFVGAGQPFEIVAQSPFSLQGFAHIDQTTVIWLYWHDLENWPHFRREVLDAFRYQHQRKLLWLSTLGQRRTIDRLLGFLTLLIEEFGESYEDGYYLPWTLTHAQIGSAIGSTRVTVTRLMGKLRQRGLIQVHGEGYLAVPATHISRQQA from the coding sequence ATGTTTTCATCATCGCAACCCGACAGCAACGCTCGCCCTTTCCTAACCTGGCAGCGCATTACTGACTGGGCCCAGGAACATTATCGGGCGAGGACTTTTAATAAGGATGAGCGCATTCCGGCTCGCCCAGGGCTTTTGTATCTAGTGCAGCGGGGGGCCGTGCGCCTCGTGGGCAGTGCCCAACTCAGCGCCAGCGGCAAGCCAGGTAAAGGCGTGCAGTCTAGACTGGCGTTGGCCCCTAGCGAAGAAGCTTTTTTGGGCTTTGTAGGAGCGGGGCAGCCCTTTGAAATTGTGGCCCAGTCTCCCTTTTCCCTGCAGGGGTTTGCCCATATCGATCAGACTACAGTGATTTGGCTGTACTGGCATGACTTGGAGAATTGGCCCCATTTCCGCCGCGAAGTTTTAGATGCCTTTCGCTATCAGCACCAGCGTAAGTTGCTTTGGCTAAGTACTTTGGGCCAGCGCCGCACCATTGATCGGCTGCTGGGTTTCTTAACGCTGCTGATCGAGGAGTTTGGTGAGTCTTATGAGGATGGCTACTATTTGCCCTGGACGCTAACCCATGCCCAAATTGGCAGCGCTATCGGCTCAACTCGGGTAACGGTCACTCGGTTAATGGGTAAGCTGCGCCAGCGAGGGCTGATTCAGGTCCATGGCGAGGGCTATTTGGCGGTTCCTGCAACTCATATATCGCGGCAGCAGGCTTAG
- the hemH gene encoding ferrochelatase: MGRVGVLLLNLGGPEQLEDVRPFLFNLFSDPEIIRLPLPWLQRPLAWLISSSRAKKSQENYQQIGGGSPLRQITEQQAEALKESLKSKGQEAEVYIGMRYWYPFTEEAIARIKRDNVEELVVLPLYPQFSISTSGSSFRLMERLWLEDPSLQRINYTVIPSWYDRPGYVQAMADLIAQELDQLPEPNQGHIFFSAHGVPVSYVKEAGDPYQREIENCTTLIMKALNRPNAHTLAYQSRVGPVEWLQPYTEDAIATLAEQSVKQLVVVPISFVSEHIETLQEIDIEYREIAEEAGIETFKRVPALNTHPGFVADMADMVLEALNSPRTLFSDVVQPDKQVRIYPQDRSAWGMTPFAEVWNGRLAMLGFLALLLELMSGRGPLHLVGLL; the protein is encoded by the coding sequence ATGGGCCGTGTTGGGGTTTTATTGCTGAATCTTGGTGGACCGGAACAGCTGGAAGACGTTCGCCCATTTCTGTTCAACCTGTTTTCGGACCCAGAGATCATTCGTCTGCCGCTCCCCTGGCTGCAACGTCCCTTGGCGTGGCTAATTTCCAGTAGTCGGGCTAAGAAGTCTCAGGAAAACTATCAGCAGATTGGCGGCGGCTCGCCGCTGCGCCAGATTACCGAGCAGCAGGCCGAAGCTTTGAAGGAAAGCCTTAAAAGCAAAGGTCAAGAGGCCGAAGTCTATATCGGCATGCGCTACTGGTACCCGTTTACGGAAGAAGCGATTGCCCGCATCAAGCGCGACAACGTTGAAGAATTAGTCGTGCTGCCGCTCTATCCTCAGTTTTCGATTAGCACCAGTGGTTCTAGCTTCCGCTTGATGGAGCGGCTCTGGCTAGAAGATCCCTCGCTACAGCGAATCAACTACACCGTTATCCCCTCCTGGTATGACCGTCCTGGCTACGTTCAGGCAATGGCTGATTTGATTGCCCAGGAGCTAGACCAGCTGCCTGAGCCCAATCAGGGCCATATCTTTTTCAGCGCCCACGGGGTGCCGGTGAGCTATGTCAAGGAGGCAGGCGATCCCTACCAGAGAGAGATCGAAAACTGCACTACCTTGATCATGAAGGCGCTTAACCGTCCTAACGCTCACACTCTGGCTTACCAAAGCCGGGTTGGCCCAGTGGAGTGGCTACAGCCCTATACGGAAGATGCGATCGCAACACTAGCCGAACAGAGCGTTAAACAGCTCGTCGTTGTTCCCATTAGCTTTGTCTCTGAGCACATTGAAACCCTTCAAGAAATTGATATCGAGTACCGGGAAATTGCTGAAGAGGCCGGTATCGAAACCTTCAAACGGGTGCCCGCGCTTAACACTCACCCTGGCTTTGTAGCCGACATGGCTGACATGGTTTTAGAAGCGCTTAATTCGCCCCGCACGCTGTTCTCCGACGTCGTGCAGCCCGACAAACAGGTCAGAATTTATCCGCAAGATCGCTCTGCCTGGGGCATGACGCCCTTTGCTGAAGTCTGGAATGGTCGGCTAGCAATGTTAGGGTTTCTAGCGCTGCTGCTAGAGCTAATGAGTGGCCGAGGGCCGCTGCATTTGGTGGGTTTGCTATAG
- a CDS encoding FAD-dependent oxidoreductase, giving the protein MSRPRRTAIARLIASSLTLISLPVSGLSAGAQVATPQASPANTSQEVAQRPQPILPRPFDATVECEILIVGGGLAGTAAAYESLLSGRTVCMTELTDWVGGQISSQGTTALDESRKQRQLLFYSKGYLELRNRVEQLYGKLNPGECWVSASCFMPYDANEILTNMLQQAERRGGGELKWFPSTVVKDLTLSPDGRLIESVIAIQHSPAPGTPPLNTEPLSAIIEDAYRYEDSARFTKQVFQFVPPAPAAGAAARRAADWYVLEATETGELVALADVPYELGLDPRSPLNPSSPVTERDPYCTQGFTYTFAMENTEDPQPQQMPAFYPTYEPYYSYENPRQNFTPADYFDFVFTYRRLWSPNPPEQRNVLGSPRTSPGDISMQNWTWGNDYRPGTAVDNLILTHDQLEATNQLEPGGWMGGLRTETLRRGEENAIGYYYWLVAGTTDSRLDDSVKEPFPNNRYLQGFDAPMGTAHGLSKYPYIREGRRIIGRPAYGYESGFMISEADFSWNDFTQEEYAQALGPVGYLSLRRYLSGLSATQVFEQQTPAEQIPIRTRSRIYPDSVGIAQYAIDFHPCMADAPPEQPGNIERPGVRAAHGQAYPAQIPLRAMIPQKIDNMLVSSKSIAASYSAAAAYRVHSFEWSVGAAAGHTVNFVLNQDVYPYELVDNLPAPEPLLEELRQEIVDSGNPVMFPDTSIFNEDWNEWRPWGG; this is encoded by the coding sequence ATGAGCCGCCCCCGTCGGACTGCGATCGCACGACTTATCGCCTCCTCCCTCACCTTGATCTCCCTGCCCGTGTCTGGGCTTAGCGCGGGAGCCCAGGTAGCCACGCCCCAGGCTAGCCCTGCTAACACTTCCCAAGAAGTGGCTCAACGGCCTCAGCCAATTCTGCCCCGACCCTTTGATGCCACTGTCGAATGTGAAATTCTCATTGTCGGGGGCGGGCTAGCGGGTACGGCTGCCGCTTATGAGAGCCTGCTGTCGGGGCGCACCGTCTGCATGACCGAGTTGACCGACTGGGTCGGTGGCCAAATTTCGTCCCAAGGCACCACAGCGCTGGATGAGTCGCGCAAGCAGCGACAGCTCTTGTTTTACTCCAAAGGGTATCTAGAGCTGCGCAATCGTGTTGAGCAGCTCTACGGCAAGCTCAATCCCGGCGAGTGCTGGGTGAGCGCCTCCTGCTTCATGCCCTACGATGCCAACGAAATCTTGACGAACATGCTGCAGCAGGCCGAGCGCCGAGGCGGCGGCGAACTGAAATGGTTCCCCTCCACGGTGGTCAAAGACCTCACTCTCAGCCCAGATGGCCGCCTGATTGAGAGCGTCATTGCCATTCAGCACAGCCCGGCTCCTGGCACCCCGCCGCTCAATACAGAACCCCTGTCCGCCATCATCGAAGATGCCTACCGCTACGAAGATTCAGCGCGGTTTACTAAGCAGGTTTTTCAATTTGTGCCCCCGGCCCCTGCTGCTGGAGCCGCTGCTAGACGGGCGGCAGACTGGTACGTGCTAGAGGCAACCGAAACCGGAGAACTGGTGGCCCTGGCTGACGTGCCCTACGAATTGGGGCTCGATCCCCGTTCGCCGCTCAACCCCTCCTCCCCTGTTACTGAGCGCGACCCCTACTGCACTCAGGGCTTCACCTACACCTTCGCGATGGAAAACACTGAGGACCCCCAGCCTCAGCAGATGCCCGCCTTTTACCCGACCTACGAGCCCTACTACAGCTACGAAAACCCCCGGCAAAACTTCACACCTGCCGACTACTTTGACTTTGTTTTCACCTACCGCAGGCTTTGGAGCCCCAATCCCCCTGAGCAGCGCAACGTTTTGGGATCTCCTCGAACCAGCCCTGGCGACATCTCCATGCAGAACTGGACCTGGGGCAACGATTACCGCCCCGGCACCGCTGTTGACAACCTGATTCTCACCCATGACCAGCTAGAGGCAACCAATCAGCTAGAACCTGGTGGCTGGATGGGCGGTCTGCGCACTGAAACCCTGCGGCGGGGCGAAGAAAACGCCATCGGCTACTACTACTGGCTAGTGGCTGGAACCACTGACTCTCGTCTGGATGACAGCGTCAAAGAGCCCTTCCCTAATAACCGCTACCTGCAGGGCTTTGATGCTCCTATGGGCACGGCTCACGGGCTGTCTAAGTACCCCTACATTCGAGAAGGTCGTCGCATCATCGGGCGGCCCGCCTATGGCTATGAAAGCGGCTTTATGATCAGCGAGGCCGACTTCTCCTGGAACGACTTCACTCAAGAGGAATATGCGCAGGCCCTTGGCCCGGTCGGCTACCTGTCTTTACGCCGCTATCTGTCAGGTCTATCGGCTACTCAGGTCTTTGAGCAGCAGACACCTGCCGAGCAGATTCCCATTCGCACTCGCTCCCGTATCTACCCTGATTCGGTCGGCATTGCTCAATACGCCATTGACTTTCACCCCTGCATGGCTGATGCTCCGCCGGAGCAACCCGGTAACATCGAGCGACCGGGCGTGCGGGCTGCCCACGGGCAGGCCTATCCCGCCCAAATTCCTCTAAGGGCCATGATCCCTCAAAAAATCGATAATATGCTGGTGTCTAGTAAGAGCATTGCTGCCAGCTACAGCGCTGCAGCGGCCTATCGAGTACACTCTTTTGAGTGGTCTGTGGGGGCAGCTGCCGGTCACACCGTCAACTTTGTGCTCAATCAGGACGTCTATCCGTACGAACTGGTAGATAATTTGCCTGCCCCTGAACCTCTGTTAGAGGAACTCCGGCAGGAGATTGTGGACAGCGGCAATCCAGTCATGTTCCCAGACACCTCAATTTTCAATGAGGACTGGAACGAATGGAGACCCTGGGGAGGCTAA
- a CDS encoding LysR family transcriptional regulator yields the protein MSDLPFTLDQLRILKAIAAEGSFKRAADSLYVSQPAVSLQVQNLERQLDVPLFDRGGRRAQLTEAGHLLLSYGDRILSLCQETCRAIEDLQNLQGGTLIVGASQTTGTYLLPRMIGMFRQKYPDVAVQLHVHSTRRTSWSVANGQVDLAIIGGEVPPELQDSLEIVPYAEDELALIMPVFHPLAMNEVIQREDLYKLQFIALDSQSTIRKVIDQVLTRCGIETRRLKVEMELNSIEAIKTAVQSGLGVAFVSNSAIEKELQMGVLHRAKIDSVVVNRALSVIFNPNRYRSKAAEAFTHEILPQFTNQTLEFRKSNGEKNGAKPEIVRPAIEVPPTGS from the coding sequence ATGTCTGACCTTCCTTTTACTCTGGATCAATTGCGAATTCTCAAAGCCATTGCGGCAGAGGGTAGCTTCAAGCGGGCAGCGGATAGCCTGTACGTGTCCCAACCTGCAGTTAGCCTTCAGGTGCAGAACCTCGAGCGCCAGCTCGATGTGCCGTTGTTTGACCGGGGAGGTCGACGGGCGCAGTTGACCGAAGCAGGGCACCTGCTGCTGAGCTATGGAGACCGCATTCTCAGCCTCTGCCAGGAAACCTGTCGGGCCATCGAAGACTTGCAGAATCTGCAGGGAGGAACCTTGATTGTGGGGGCTAGCCAAACCACAGGTACCTACCTGTTGCCCCGAATGATCGGTATGTTTCGCCAAAAATACCCTGATGTAGCGGTTCAACTGCATGTCCATTCCACCCGGCGGACGTCTTGGAGCGTAGCCAATGGTCAGGTTGATCTGGCCATTATTGGCGGGGAGGTGCCTCCAGAACTACAAGATTCTCTAGAAATAGTTCCCTATGCGGAGGATGAACTCGCACTGATTATGCCCGTTTTTCATCCTTTGGCGATGAATGAGGTGATTCAGCGCGAAGACCTCTACAAGCTGCAGTTTATTGCCCTAGATTCTCAGTCTACGATTCGCAAGGTCATCGATCAGGTGCTGACCCGCTGCGGCATTGAGACCCGTCGCCTGAAGGTAGAGATGGAGCTGAACTCAATTGAGGCAATTAAGACGGCGGTGCAGTCGGGGTTGGGTGTGGCCTTTGTGTCTAACTCGGCGATTGAAAAAGAGCTGCAGATGGGCGTTTTGCACCGAGCCAAGATTGACTCTGTAGTGGTGAACCGAGCGCTATCGGTAATTTTTAATCCCAACCGCTATCGCTCAAAGGCGGCTGAGGCCTTTACCCACGAAATTTTGCCCCAGTTCACCAATCAAACTTTAGAATTTAGAAAATCTAACGGCGAAAAGAATGGGGCAAAGCCAGAGATTGTTCGGCCTGCAATAGAAGTTCCTCCAACCGGCTCCTGA
- a CDS encoding 2Fe-2S iron-sulfur cluster-binding protein, which translates to MAKIVRLEPIAQESSIETNGNLLSVLLNKDLDVLKECGGRGMCATCHIFVKEGMDALTPINRREQRTLEVITSCKPNSRLACQSRVVGNGVVVELPPGMYINSLQDIEALIGRRADQDLLHPITGEVLVEQGKLITRSMLKQLENTTSFRVGEFYTHSKDV; encoded by the coding sequence ATGGCAAAAATCGTTCGGTTAGAGCCAATCGCTCAGGAAAGCTCTATTGAAACCAATGGCAACCTCCTGTCAGTTCTCCTCAACAAGGACTTGGATGTCTTAAAGGAGTGCGGGGGACGGGGCATGTGCGCAACCTGTCACATTTTTGTCAAGGAGGGCATGGATGCTCTAACCCCGATTAATCGGCGAGAACAGCGCACTTTAGAAGTCATTACCTCCTGCAAACCCAATTCGCGTTTGGCCTGCCAGTCTCGGGTAGTTGGCAATGGGGTTGTCGTAGAGCTACCTCCGGGTATGTATATCAACTCTCTGCAGGACATTGAAGCGCTGATTGGCCGCCGAGCCGATCAGGACTTGCTGCACCCAATCACGGGAGAAGTTCTGGTAGAACAGGGCAAACTGATTACCCGCTCTATGCTCAAGCAGCTAGAAAACACGACTAGCTTTAGAGTTGGTGAGTTCTATACCCACAGTAAAGACGTCTAG
- a CDS encoding rhomboid family intramembrane serine protease has product MGGRNDKTGTQELTLHLSILGGIVLVLWGVYLANLLLFSRQLINLGIMPRSAVGLRGIVFAPLLHDSPSHLIANTVPLITLGWLTLLRGLREFWLTTALVMLTAGLGTWLLGAPTSVHIGASGVIFGYFGFLLLRGYFERSVGAISLSLLVGLLYGGLIGGVLPGSSGVSWESHLFGFLGGAIAARLLARPRHLS; this is encoded by the coding sequence ATGGGGGGTCGCAATGATAAAACAGGGACGCAGGAGCTAACGCTGCACCTGAGCATTTTGGGTGGCATTGTGCTGGTACTCTGGGGGGTCTATCTAGCCAATCTGCTGCTGTTTTCGAGGCAGCTAATTAACCTGGGAATTATGCCCAGAAGCGCCGTTGGCCTTAGAGGAATTGTCTTTGCCCCGCTGCTGCACGATAGCCCTTCTCACCTCATTGCCAACACTGTGCCTCTGATCACCCTAGGGTGGCTTACCCTGCTGCGCGGTCTGCGAGAATTTTGGCTCACCACTGCCCTAGTCATGCTTACTGCCGGTTTAGGAACCTGGCTGCTAGGAGCGCCTACCTCAGTTCACATTGGGGCCAGTGGCGTTATCTTTGGCTACTTTGGGTTTCTGCTGCTGCGAGGGTACTTTGAGCGCAGCGTAGGGGCAATTTCCCTGTCCCTGTTGGTGGGACTGCTTTATGGAGGGCTCATCGGGGGAGTACTGCCCGGCAGTTCAGGCGTTTCTTGGGAGAGCCACCTGTTTGGCTTTTTGGGAGGTGCGATCGCAGCCCGCCTTCTAGCCCGTCCCCGTCATCTCAGTTAG
- a CDS encoding serine/threonine-protein kinase codes for MEIFCTRPSCPRPVNVFPDLDSGNTIKTVQQKFCMTCGMPLLLGSRYLPQKLLGQGGFGTAFLARDRYTPTLRSCVVKLFQPTGQLSPAQLQTAQDLFEREAAVLEELGNHHPQIPNLYAFFSLQVSGLRPGVQEEYFYLVQEFIDGQNLEQLLEQNGAFTEAEVQEILVSLLKVLEFVHQHGTIHRDIKPSNIMRDRNQRLYLLDFGAVKQVAKAGSPNLKSTGIYSMGYAPPEQMAGGAVYPATDLYALAVTCISLLTGKPPEDLYDGYQNSWKWEQYATVKPVLAQVLNRLLAPAPQQRYDSAAEALAALAGPISQPAPMPSPTPPPTPLQPAPSSSPPAVAKVPGTPASAPAAQPFSLAQFLGGALFTGFEGGLLAIASLSLLGTTLMGSGAWLLLLGVLVLLQLKRTIERLDLVIIAAVTLAMVLLFPPLRSVLAGFSTPLQWVLALAIMAGLMAAAIATLFRLLFRLFS; via the coding sequence ATGGAGATTTTCTGCACTCGACCCAGCTGTCCTCGACCGGTCAATGTTTTTCCGGACTTAGACAGTGGCAATACGATTAAAACAGTGCAGCAAAAGTTTTGTATGACCTGTGGAATGCCGCTGCTTTTGGGCAGCCGCTACCTGCCTCAAAAGCTTCTTGGTCAGGGTGGATTTGGCACTGCGTTTTTGGCCCGCGATCGCTACACGCCAACGCTGCGCTCCTGTGTGGTGAAGCTGTTTCAGCCAACCGGGCAGCTCAGTCCTGCTCAGCTACAGACGGCTCAAGACCTGTTTGAGCGTGAGGCAGCGGTACTGGAGGAATTGGGAAATCACCACCCTCAAATTCCAAATCTGTATGCGTTTTTTTCGCTGCAGGTGTCGGGGCTGCGGCCAGGAGTTCAGGAGGAATATTTTTACCTAGTTCAAGAGTTTATTGACGGCCAGAATCTAGAGCAATTGCTAGAGCAGAATGGGGCTTTTACCGAGGCTGAAGTGCAGGAAATTTTGGTTTCACTGCTTAAGGTGCTGGAGTTTGTTCATCAGCACGGCACAATTCACCGAGATATTAAGCCTTCAAACATCATGCGCGATCGCAACCAGCGACTCTACCTACTCGACTTCGGTGCAGTCAAACAGGTGGCTAAAGCAGGCAGCCCTAATCTCAAGTCAACCGGCATTTACTCAATGGGCTATGCGCCGCCTGAGCAAATGGCGGGGGGAGCCGTCTATCCAGCAACCGATCTCTATGCGCTAGCCGTGACCTGTATCTCTTTGCTGACCGGCAAACCTCCTGAAGACCTCTATGATGGCTATCAAAATAGCTGGAAGTGGGAGCAGTATGCCACTGTAAAGCCAGTTTTGGCCCAGGTGCTTAATCGGCTGCTGGCCCCGGCGCCTCAGCAGCGCTACGACTCTGCAGCAGAGGCGCTGGCTGCTTTAGCGGGTCCTATTAGCCAGCCAGCCCCAATGCCCTCTCCGACGCCCCCGCCAACGCCGCTGCAGCCAGCCCCATCTAGTTCTCCACCGGCTGTCGCCAAAGTGCCTGGGACTCCGGCTTCGGCCCCGGCGGCCCAACCTTTTTCCCTGGCCCAGTTTTTAGGAGGGGCGCTATTTACAGGGTTTGAGGGGGGGCTGCTGGCCATTGCCAGCCTTAGCCTGCTGGGCACCACTTTGATGGGCAGTGGAGCCTGGTTGCTGCTCCTAGGCGTGCTGGTGCTGCTGCAGTTAAAACGCACGATTGAGCGGCTTGACTTGGTCATTATTGCAGCGGTAACGCTGGCAATGGTGCTGCTGTTTCCCCCACTGCGCAGCGTGCTGGCGGGATTTAGCACGCCGCTACAGTGGGTTCTGGCTTTAGCTATTATGGCTGGGCTGATGGCGGCTGCGATCGCAACTCTTTTCCGCCTGCTCTTTCGCCTATTTTCCTAG
- a CDS encoding DUF4126 family protein produces the protein MILPELLAVLSISAATGLRLALPLLMIGLMSGDMLWANVPLLSQVPPAWVLGLLVSWSLVELVLSKDPVGQRLVQTTELVLSPFVGAIAGIAVARTVFLEGWLFFLMGLISALLALVIQLMQIGWFYRPRRPPLWAFFVLDALCVFLAILAFDSPQQGGIIALLLLWLVIRTSNIWQHWRAAKPMPEPDTQSGSQHLPPD, from the coding sequence GTGATTCTTCCTGAGCTTCTGGCCGTTTTATCCATCTCTGCCGCAACAGGTTTACGCTTGGCCCTGCCGCTGCTGATGATTGGGCTGATGTCGGGAGATATGCTTTGGGCCAATGTGCCCCTGCTCTCTCAGGTGCCGCCAGCGTGGGTGCTGGGTTTGCTAGTGAGCTGGTCTTTGGTGGAGCTAGTTTTGTCTAAAGATCCTGTGGGCCAGCGCCTGGTGCAAACCACTGAGCTGGTTCTCAGCCCGTTTGTCGGGGCCATCGCGGGGATTGCCGTTGCCCGCACGGTGTTTCTAGAAGGATGGCTGTTTTTTTTGATGGGTCTGATCAGTGCGCTCCTGGCGCTGGTGATCCAGCTAATGCAGATCGGCTGGTTCTACCGACCTCGGCGACCGCCCCTCTGGGCTTTTTTTGTGCTAGACGCTCTGTGCGTGTTCCTGGCAATTTTGGCGTTTGACTCGCCCCAGCAGGGGGGGATCATTGCCCTGCTGCTGCTCTGGCTGGTAATTCGCACCTCAAATATTTGGCAGCACTGGAGAGCGGCTAAGCCGATGCCAGAGCCAGATACCCAAAGCGGTAGTCAACATTTACCGCCCGATTAG